Genomic segment of Pochonia chlamydosporia 170 chromosome 1, whole genome shotgun sequence:
gccCCAGGTGGCGGAGGAAATGACGGATTAACGGGGGGTTCTGGAGAAGGACGATGGAGAGGAGACATTGTCATTCTGCTgggaggcggtggtgttgaacCCAGGGCAGTGGTGTGCTCAAAGGCGGTACTCATCGGTCGCTGTTGTCGGCTTCGAGGAGGACTGTATGGGGGAGGAGGGACTGCTGACGCTTGAAACATACTCATGTTAGCCTTTGTCCAAAAAGATGAAGGGCATATCCAAGTAGACAAAATGGCAGTTTATTATCATACCTTGCCCCCCCTCCGCCGGGAACTGGTGAGACCTATCGGGCATCTGTGCTGGCGACGGAACCCATTCCTGAGGATTATATGGTTGAATCGCACTGCCAGGTGTCTGCGCCGATTGTATGTGGGAAGAGGCCATCGAAACGGCAGAAATGGGCGAGTTGGCATGGTTGCCGTAAGTACTTAGCGAGTTCGTCGTGAGCGGATTGAGGCCCTGGCGAAGCCGTGCTGGATCGCGGGGCGAGGCCATGTTTGCTTCACCGTCTCGGTGGCGCACGCAAAATGaaccagctcctcctctgtCGCGGATTCCCCGTCTTGCTGAAAATAGAATGCTTCAAGGCCGGTAAGGATTACCGCGAGGAGAGCAAAGCAATTTGGATGGCGCTTAAAGGATTGGACGCGGCGTTGGTCCGTATGTTGGGTGGATTGAGTGACTGGTCAGCGACGGGTGGTGCGCGACACAGTCAGTCACACACCCACGCTTCGGTCTATTGAAAGCCGCTGCAAGATGCAAGCTCTCCCGGGAGTACGTCCCTGTCAGGCCATCTATTTACAGTAACAGAATGGGCAGCTTGATGAAGCACAGAACGTGGTTGGCCGTCGGCGGCATGCAAGCTGTATTGCTTATGACCCAGGGCCAGGTTGGTGGTGGGGAGCGAAAAGCAGAGCCCGACTCGGCCTATGCCAATGATTCTGGGTCTGAGTCGTTCTGACTTCACAGAAACGGAATCAATCAAGGATATAGATTGTACCGGTGACGGCCGAAGGACAAAATTATCAAAGAGCAGAGCGAAAGGCTGGGGACTATCAGCGAGGATCGGCGCACTATGGTCGTGCGTGCTTGAACTGACCATGTTGGTGAGGTTGCAGCACAGCTTCCAGCAGAGAGCTTTGCTCCTCACATTTCGAGGCTGACAGGCTAGGACCGTAAGGTCAACTGGGTCCTAATAATGTGTATGGCCAAAATGGCTTCCAGGGTTCATCCTAGGTGTGGGAGGTATCTGCAAGATcctggtactccgtactctcTGTACCACCTTCAATAAATTGATGGATAGCTTGACTCAGTTGCTGTCAATGTGCCCATGCGTAGTGGATTTGGAACGTTAAGGAATGTGCGACTTTGGTCACTAAAAACAGTGTCAATATAGCTTTGAAATAAGAGAGTAATATTGTGAGCTGACCTTGGCCTCCGAATCTCGCTTGAAAAACATTCGATATTGCGGATAATTTGTTGCCTACAACCCCCAATGCTCACAACTTtaggacatggacatggcgcTCGCATGGGAGCTGATTTATCCACTGCTAGGGATGGGCAACATTCGAAGCTTGGCTACCATGCACAACTGCAGAAGGTAAGCCGACCACCACAATTTCTATGCCACGACCAAAGGTGCTGGGATCTTGCTCCGTAGGAGCGAGCCGTGTGGCTGGAATGCCATTGGCGACCTGCAACGTCGAATCCGTGGCTCCGTCCAGCTCGTAACATGTTCGATCTTTGCCGTCCTCACAAACCCCGTTGCCGAGAACGCTTTGTGAAAACGTATCCTTGCCGTCATCCAGTACCTGCCTGTCTTGAATCTCCTCCGTTCTTGGTTGAGAATATGCGCATATCACGCCATGATAATCAACACACAGGTGGCGCTAGCCAAATTCGTTGTGATACCCAACGGTTGTTCTTCTGAAGGCCCGGCAAAATAAATCAAGGCACGAGCGTTATGGGGGTGTAAAGCTCATTGACAAACATAGTTCACGGCGGGAGCCAGGAGCCTTTGCCGTCTACACATGTCTCAGTCTCagcctttcaatgtttcgtTGATTCAATGCTTCAGTCGAATGACCCCGCAGGCGAGACTCCAGAAGTATGGCGGCGGAGATCCAAGGCACCGGACAGCGAATTGAGGGACATGTTCAATCTCGTTGGACCGCCTGGATTTCATAGCTTAACTGACCAGTCTATTTCTGGAGGGACCCAACGCAACCATCAACTCGTGATTGGTCGAATCCCTGGTGATGCATGTGAACATGTTGGATGCCGGCGCTTAGTAGCGTCTTTTCTCAAAGCCGCCATTATCGTTCACCTCTTCCGTCCTGGGAGTTGCACAGGTGCCTTTGGTACGCCTTTGATACCCCGTAAGTTTCTCCGCAGGAAGGTCATGCAGATGGCGTGACAATTCTCCAGACACAGTTGTAGATCTTCTCCCAGCAGCTCGGGCCAACGAGCCACGTGTGGTGTGCCAAGGGGATATTGCGACCTTACAGATTGGACTGTTCAGTTCCAGCGGCTAGATTTCTCGTTATTTGCAAACGACGACTAAAATTTGCCAGCTCCAATACTTGGCCATACCAACCTGAATTAGTCTGAGAGGCATGGGAACGGCTCGTTGTGATCAACTCAAACTTTCGTCCACGGCAATAATGCAAGACAGAGACGGAATCCTCGACATTCTCATCTCGTTGTTCGAACTTGGAAGTAAGATGCAAGAAGGTGCCAAGGTCTCAGAGTTTGCTGAGCTGGAAGGATTTTCGAAGGGTAGGAGTCTTTAGAGGTAGAGACGAGGCGCTATTCCTTTGGTCATCCCCAGCCCCTGGTGAAGTTTCTCTCTCGTTGTTGAACTGCCTAGTCGATTCATTTTCCTGGAAGGGGAGTCGAGATCGACCAAAAGGATTGTCTAGTGTTAAAGAGCTTAAGGGAAGCCGCTGACAGTTCTATTATTCCAACTTGAAATGAAGTGATGCGAGCTACAAATTTTGGACTTGATGTCTGGCACTTTGTTACATCCGAATGGGAGGTCCATGGTAGGCCAGTTtagctgccagctgccaacGGCCAAGCGCCAGCTGTCGGCATGTAACCGACGGGCCGTCAAGATGATTTAATATTTTACCGCTATTTAAATCCTTGCTGTAAGGTTTTATTCGTTTCGTGGGAATTCGCAATTtcatttctttttgcctttttaTATATGCTCTTCACCCTTCGATACACCTACATCGGTGTGAGAGGCAGTTAGAGCTATTCGGCCTTGGGTCACTTGTTTTAATCAGCAAACCAACAAAGAAAAGGGAATCTGATCAAATTTTTGGTGCCTCAGCCAGTATTTTTGCTGAAATTGGGGCCGAAAAAGGCCAATCTGTTTTGTTTCATCCGGATAACCGTGAGGAAATAAGAGGATACTTTGGTGACTCTGCCACTGGAAGCTAGGTGAAACACTGGCACACATCACAGTCTTGTTAGCTGTTCTCTAACTGGGCGATGCGACTGATTTATTTTAGTGTATCAATGGTTGGAGCTAAAACCTGTTGTACGTGTTCAAATACTCGCAACTCGTCTTCACCATGGCCTGGGGTCGCCTAAGGCTTACGCTTGGTCAGGTATCGCCTATGAACTGACCGCCATGGTAATATTTTCGACTTCGGAACTTTTATGGCTTCTGATAGACCACAAAGTTGGTGTCTACAAAGAGATCTTAAGGGTTGAAGCAAGGTGCAAATACGCAACGCTGAAAGGTCCCCTCCCCAATCGCCGAGAAGTATATAACTGCAAAGGACCTCTGATAATTGTGCACCATATCATGTTGGTGCGTACAAATGTACATATTTCCTGATAAAGTTATTCCGGCACGGGATGCAGCCGACGCGGTCTGGGTTAACATCGCATTCAAGGTTTAGTTTAAAAAGTacttttgccttttgcccATGCCATAACGAATCCTGAATAGACTCAATGCTTAATCGCCACTAGTGGAAAGGAGCCCTATAAGAACCAGCTTCTCCCTCTCTCCATCATTTGCTCCATCATTTGCGAGAGTATCCCCCGTAAACTTCCAAGGATCATTTTGAAATGACTGTTTGTCTACAACCATCTACAACCATGGCTAGTTCCGCGGGTGCAGCGGCGCATCCTCATGAACTGGCCCCAGCCGAACGCAAAAGATTCTTATCGCTTTGTCTCTTTCAGCATATCAGCATGTACAAGCTTGTGAATATCGACATTTCGGACATTAAAGATGATGTGCAGTTGACTAATAAGATATACAATGTCTACAATGATGTACGCGCAAATCGATTTCTCAACTGGCTACACATGCGTACCGGCGCAGCATGGGTTGGTCGGCTGAAAGAGGCGAATATACTTGCGCACCCAACAAGGATCCGGCTGATAGAAGTAAGTTATTTCAAAATACCTTAAAGGTTGTACTGAACTAAGTTTTTCTATGGCAGTTTGAGATTTTTGCCTCAGAGACGGGAACTTGTGTATACCCACACAGCATGAAGGACGCATGGGAGATGTCTCCCCATCTCTGGCAAGAATACGAATGCAAACCTGTCCCAGAAAAGTGCTtcaagctcaacaagctcaacattgaagctcgCATGGGAACGCCCTCGGGTCGCCGGTTGCCCGCCTCTGCCCGCATAATTTTGGATCATCTGCCAAAGAAACTCGATACCCCGCTCGAGGCAGATGTATTACTCTCGAAATATTATGTTTGTCAAAGGGGGTTGGGCATTTGCATTGAAGAGAAGTACGACGTATTCATGATTTTGATGCTGATATGCAATCTTTTCAatttgttttggctgtggACCTAGAATACATAATCAGGTAGCTGAGAGAGCGAAGGAACAGATGATTGCTGTCTGTGGGTGAAAAACATATACCAATCGCCAACTATACGTGCATATAACTACAGCAATATACAATATCATGCGACGATATAGGACAATCCAAGATGTTCACACAAGCTATATTGTAGCGGATGATAGTAAATGGGCAAACTGTGGCTTACTTTCCAGACCACTTACCTTTGGGTCCTGTATTACCACTCCAACATCCTTGGTAACTTCGTTTTGCAGCCAGAGCATCTCACAGAGGATTTCGAGATAAATGGTGGGAACTTGGAGGAACTTGGAGAGAGAGTGTGTTAAAGCACCAAAAAGTCATGTGGTGAGTAGCGTTGGGTTAGAGTTAACTTAGGGTTTCTCACATGCCTTGGTTCATTGCTCTGAGTATTGACTACCGTGATCCCGAAGGCGTATGTCTCACCAGAGTATTGAGTCTTGACCATTGAGGCACGCGATACTCTGCCTTGTCTTGTTCCATcaagtatggagtactccgtagagtCCGTACCAATTTGGAGGCTGTTGGTGGAATTGGTCGGCCCCACTTTAACTGAATAGTGGGGGCACAAGGCTCATAAAAACTTCTAGAGCATTCTGAGCTCGCACTTCCCTCTCTCTTTTCATTCTTGGAACCAGCAATCTCTGTCTTGCTGTTCGCCTCGACATCGCTTGGCTCTCGTCTCTCTCGTCGTTTAATCCATTCAACATAATGTAAGTACTGCCATTGATCATCTCGACGAACCCTTTCAACCCCTCCGCAGTCTCTTATGATGAGACACCAGCTGGCACCAGTCATAGAGTGACTTGTACTCCCTTCATTGATGACCAATCTTGCTGTGGTCCAAGACCATTTCTGATTTCGCAAACTGCGGAAAGCTTCGTTTTAACACCGTTGTTCTTGATCAATCGTGTATTCTTGGAATGTTGCGTGCTAACATGGCAACCTGCCCAGAACTCTAGCTCGGAATTTCCCTCCCCTAACCGCACGATGGTCCTCCACAATCCCAATAACTGGCATTGGGTCAACAAAGATGTTTCCCAGTGGACGAAGCAATGGCTCCAGGACAGTTTGACCAGAATTGAGGCGAAGAAAGGCGACGTAGAGGCCAAGATTAGCAAGGTCCAGAGTATGGATGGTGACGTTGATGTCAGCCAGAGAAAGAACAAAGTCATCACTATCTTCGACGTCCGGCTGGTCCTAGAATATACTGGTAAGGATGTGTAATGTGTAGCATGTAAGAAAAGTAGAGCTTAGGCTTACTGTCGTCGTAGGATCCGCTCCCGATGCGGATGAGATTACtggcaccatcaccattccCGAGGTCGCACATGATACCGCGGAGGATGAGTATGTGGTACGTCTCTGCTTGCCTTTTAGTCGTGATTTTTCAGCAAATTCCATTTGTCGTGTAGACCGCTCATCCGTCTATTAGTTTGAAGTCGATATTATCTCCGAGTCTAAGGAAAAGCAGCCCATAAAGGACCTTGTTCGTTCCGACATTCTCCCAAGACTGCGCCAACAATTCCAGAAGCTTGCCCCGGCCCTGATTGAAGAGCATGGCAAGGATATACAACATGCTGCTGGTTCTAATCCTTCCAGCGGATTCTCCACTCCAAAACTGCACCCTCAAGCTGCTtcgccaaagccaacacAGCCTTCGACCGCGCCTACGAGCACCTCTGGCATTGTAAACACCGTAACAGTGACCGACAATGAAGAGTTCCGAACCACGGCAGACGAGATGTATCAAACTTTTGTCGATCCCCAAAGATTGGCCGCCTTCACTCGCTCCCCTCCCAAGGTCTTTGAGGGCGCAAAGAAGGGTGGCAAGTTTGAGCTCTTTGGCGGAAACGTCTCAGGAGAGTATCTCGAGCTCGAGCCGGGAAAGAAAGTCGTTCAGAGCTGGCGTCTTGCTCAATGGCCGGCTGGCCACTTTTCCAAACTCCAGATTGAGTTTGATCAGAACGACGTTGATCACGTTACTGTGATGCGGGTGACGTGGGACGGAGTGCCAAccggccaagaagaagtcacCAAGAGAAACTGGCTGGAATACTACGTCAAGAGTATCAAGTCTACATTTGGGTAAGCAAAGAGCCTACTACAATCCGGGAGTGAAGGGCAGGACTAACAGAGTGTAAACAGATTCGGCACAATTCTGTAAAGGAATTTGGCAATTATTGAAAACGGCAAAatagaaacaaaaaaaaactaCATGTATATACCATCATTTCGCTCTAGAAGGGGTCAGGACAATGGGGGTTAAACGTCTCTGCAATGGCGGTGGATGGACTAGTGGGTGCTAGTTCCCGGCCTGAGGTCTAATCAAGACCCAGAAGCGTGTGGATTACGATGATCACGAGCGATGTTATGAGAAATATTTACAAGCATACATATAAAGAATCTTTGTATATTCTACGGTGACTGAGGCACTTGGCCATGCAGTCTACACCTTGATGAGTGATATGACTGACTCCCAATATCTACTATTCTAGAAAGCATGCCTCCGTTTTAGCCCTTTCCAACATCTATAACAAAATTACTTATTCTTTGTACGTCTTCTACGCGTCCCCCTTTCCACTGGAGGTTCATCTGCGCTTGTGCCAAACCCGTAGTCTACCACGAAAATATCTCCCATATTATCCCAAAATCCCAAGTCATACAAGTTTTCCACATCCCGCAACTTCCACACACGCTCCCACTCGCCTTCACCAGCCAACGCCATGTGCGCTGGCGGAGGTTTCCCATCCTCAGTTGCCGCAAGAACCATCTCCGGCTCAACCGGCCACCTAGGGCAGATGGGCTCTCTGACGGgatctctttctctcttcaaAGGCATACGGCGGCGGAACGCGTacccatcctccatgtcatcctTGTACACGGACCACTTGAACGATTCGTTTGTCGTTGTACCGCAGTACACAAGATACATTGTATATATGAGGAGACCCCAAACCAAAGGTGCAgtcaagccagccagcagagCAGTTATACCGAGGCCGATATTCGTCTGGATCCCCCAACCCCAAATTACCACGTACATGCCCCAGCCATGCTTTCTCGGCGACCAGGGCGACCACTGCACAAAATGTTCCTTAATCGACGACGATAGCAGCGAGGCGCCGAGAAGACCACCATATGTGCATAGAATAGCCGTCGATACAAGAAGCAGTATGAACCAGTGCTGGTTGCCGTAACCCACGCACgagttgatgaagatgcagtgGTGGTCTGCCTTTGCTATACATCGCTTGCATACGCTGCAGTGTTTTGAGCGCGGTGGTTTGAGGAACCCGCAGGTGTTACACTCCGCGCCGGGGTGGAAATTTGCGTGGTCGTACGGGTATAGTCTCATGTGGTAGGCGTGGTTTTCTCTGGTGATGTATCCTGGGTCAATGGCACAGGAGAGATAGAGAAAGAGATAGGGCAGGAAgacggtgatggtgacggTGAGCTTGGTGAAGAGACCGAGGCGGTGCCACACGGAAGGGAGATAGAGGTATTCTCCGCCAATCATGAGAGTGAGGAAGAATATCTAGAGGGCGGTTAGTCTTTGCAATGTGAGTTAACGTGTGGCAGGGTAGATAGTCGTACTACTATAGTGGGATGACGATCGTGCATCATGAAATGACTGAATCTAGATAGAGATTTGGATATCCTCCCGGAGGTAAGTCTATTGTCTATTGACAGTAATACATTTGGTATATGAATCCATATTAGACGGTGTAAGAAGCCTATAGGCGTCCGACTGAAGAGGTAGGTTAGTTAGCACTGGGACTCGTGAGATGCGAAGTCAATGTCGAG
This window contains:
- a CDS encoding activator of Hsp90 ATPase (similar to Cordyceps militaris CM01 XP_006669270.1) — its product is MASSAGAAAHPHELAPAERKRFLSLCLFQHISMYKLVNIDISDIKDDVQLTNKIYNVYNDVRANRFLNWLHMRTGAAWVGRLKEANILAHPTRIRLIEFEIFASETGTCVYPHSMKDAWEMSPHLWQEYECKPVPEKCFKLNKLNIEARMGTPSGRRLPASARIILDHLPKKLDTPLEADNSSSEFPSPNRTMVLHNPNNWHWVNKDVSQWTKQWLQDSLTRIEAKKGDVEAKISKVQSMDGDVDVSQRKNKVITIFDVRLVLEYTGSAPDADEITGTITIPEVAHDTAEDEYVFEVDIISESKEKQPIKDLVRSDILPRLRQQFQKLAPALIEEHGKDIQHAAGSNPSSGFSTPKLHPQAASPKPTQPSTAPTSTSGIVNTVTVTDNEEFRTTADEMYQTFVDPQRLAAFTRSPPKVFEGAKKGGKFELFGGNVSGEYLELEPGKKVVQSWRLAQWPAGHFSKLQIEFDQNDVDHVTVMRVTWDGVPTGQEEVTKRNWLEYYVKSIKSTFGFGTIL
- a CDS encoding DHHC zinc finger protein (similar to Colletotrichum fioriniae PJ7 XP_007601339.1), whose translation is MVSLKWALTFIFVVSFGVFVTFFGRLPALRRTPIGFLHRLIWIHIPNVLLSIDNRLTSGRISKSLSRFSHFMMHDRHPTIVIFFLTLMIGGEYLYLPSVWHRLGLFTKLTVTITVFLPYLFLYLSCAIDPGYITRENHAYHMRLYPYDHANFHPGAECNTCGFLKPPRSKHCSVCKRCIAKADHHCIFINSCVGYGNQHWFILLLVSTAILCTYGGLLGASLLSSSIKEHFVQWSPWSPRKHGWGMYVVIWGWGIQTNIGLGITALLAGLTAPLVWGLLIYTMYLVYCGTTTNESFKWSVYKDDMEDGYAFRRRMPLKRERDPVREPICPRWPVEPEMVLAATEDGKPPPAHMALAGEGEWERVWKLRDVENLYDLGFWDNMGDIFVVDYGFGTSADEPPVERGTRRRRTKNK